A stretch of Lathyrus oleraceus cultivar Zhongwan6 chromosome 6, CAAS_Psat_ZW6_1.0, whole genome shotgun sequence DNA encodes these proteins:
- the LOC127096696 gene encoding protein ESSENTIAL FOR POTEXVIRUS ACCUMULATION 1 gives MAQNSTSDTRFHANAATPLQISKDVQGSDNPIPLSPQWLLPKPGESKSGTGPMENHAISNPSHGSRSETVKTSGDGEDAQKRKDVFRPSMFDSESGRRDRWRDEERDTERDTKSSIRKDRWRDGDKDLGDSRKVDRWGENPAPKNFGETRRVTSDTHRWNDSGNREANFDQRRESKWNTRWGPNEKEPEGLREKWSDSGKDGDIHLDKGLPHGKDEKEGDQIRPWRPNFAQSRGRVEPPHSQSTPPNKQASTYSYGRGRGENTPPPVFSPGLGRGGSSLNTTYPGSAVDKVESEHEEPFRYNRTKLLDVYRVTNMGSNRNLVDDFVQVPSLTHDESLEPLALTTPNSEELSVLNGIEKGEIVSSSAPQGPKEGRGSTDFTQTRRMKPGITPLQDRSEDGGSYKVADELSSNRDSSFEGNSSPHPGAAWRATPAGEHTSALLHNSRDVSSDARPRKSDASSHQPKDPHSPWESKLGFVSESKEVGKWHASSEDPIVKRQPSGVLESEIGTRRAPPTAPEELSLLYKDPKGLIQGPFKGIDIIGWFEAGYFGIDLPVRLENSAVDSPWFSLGDVMPHLRAKARPPPGFSAPQPNELADMTGRQNPTTFGNALTGLSEVEMLKSDSRHRQGSGTGVESRYLESLMSGNRSGPAINNLALSEGFKGFAGNNSGNLGPTGVDNGNNIYLLAKRMELERQMSLPNSYPYWPGQDAASLAPKSDVPDVSLHSKLLSSVSDNARQPQSQNSELLSIIQGLSDRTSASINNGAGWPNNPIQGGLDLLQNKVDSVHDQNFSQMPFGIQQPRPTLQNQLSLSNLMALAGDNPASSLTAEKLLSSGLAHDPQIMNLLQQQYLLQLHSQAAASAPQPSLLDKLLLLKQQQKQEEQQLFLRQQQQQLLSKMLQDQQSSQLFGNSSYGQLQSSLPMGHLRGDLSQLQTPQDAFPMSSQMPIPSVHNELSTDSMNLHLNVSQDASYTVGSKGSTMRLPHQVFGDTSPQSNWAPTSDEQTNENHNKEPLAPYVASSLVHDLNSSKVEPHIVQDSVFDYTAKSSKQVPDSTLRSDGVAIPAISMSPVHLQHDAPPVDKSSTGSGGIELPPASLAEIYSSNAVSVETHEPKKATEKKSKKQKSNKPQSSDQAKGFLKNMALQPPKQSEIEIPHFNELGETNNGGSHETYLQKTRSKASQIEENAVLEVADHQDVSVTRNITETILSGDSVAVGSVSTHNAEVAAGRAWKPAPSVKAKSLLEIQLEEQRKAQTETLVSDVAASVNSMSLATPWAGVVSYPDLVKVSSESHAGDTTEYPVNSQTSQNMKSKKSQLHDLLAEEVLKKSNETDAEVPDSTLSLNDIAVQSESINGSNFIEAKDTKRSRKKSAKKGSGVKAPVSAASAEVPISSSPIEKGKNSRSAQQEKEAVPSIPAGPSLGDFVLWKGERDQPIPSPSPAWSSDSGRVPKPTSLRDILKEQEKKASFAVPASPVPTPQKAQPAQANWNSASSRPISASSPLPINSHASNQSKYKGDDDLFWGPIEQSKQETKQTDFPQLASQGNRGSKNVPLKGNSPGLLTRQKSASGKPTERPLSSSPASSQSVLKLKKDAMTKHSEAMGFKDWCENECVRLIGTKDTSFLEFCLKQSRSEAEMLLKENLGSFDPDHKFIDKFLNYKEMLPSDVLDIAFQSKHGKKVNGLGAAPMASTNADIQDVDQTEGSSKGGGKKKGKKGKKVSPLVLGFNVVSNRIMMGEIQTVED, from the exons ATGGCTCAAAACTCAACTTCCGATACTCGCTTTCACGCTAACGCCGCAACTCCATTGCAGATCTCCAAAG ATGTCCAAGGCTCTGACAATCCTATCCCACTTTCACCACAATGGCTTCTGCCAAAGCCAGGGGAGAGTAAATCTGGAACAGGACCTATG GAAAATCATGCGATCTCAAATCCATCACATGGCAGCCGCTCGGAGACTGTTAAGACATCTGGTGATGGAGAGGATGCACAGAAGAGAAAGGATGTCTTTAGGCCATCCATGTTTGACTCAGAAAGTGGACGTCGTGATCGTTGGCGTGATGAAGAGAGAGACACTGAGAGAGACACGAAGTCCTCCATCCGTAAGGATCGTTGGAGGGATGGGGACAAAGACCTAGGTGATTCACGAAAGGTGGATCGATGGGGAGAAAATCCAGCTCCAAAGAATTTTGGAGAAACACGTCGTGTTACATCTGATACTCATAGATGGAATGATTCAGGAAACCGAGAAGCTAACTTTGATCAGCGGCGTGAGAGCAAGTGGAACACACGCTGGGGTCCTAATGAGAAGGAGCCAGAAGGTCTTCGTGAAAAATGGAGTGACTCAGGAAAAGACGGTGATATACATCTGGATAAAGGTTTGCCTCATGGGAAGGATGAGAAGGAAGGAGATCAAATTCGACCATGGAGACCTAACTTCGCACAGAGCCGTGGAAGGGTAGAGCCTCCTCATTCCCAAAGCACACCACCAAACAAACAGGCCTCTACATATTCCTATGGTCGCGGTCGTGGGGAGAATACACCCCCGCCAGTCTTCAGTCCTGGACTAGGCCGTGGTGGTAGCTCTTTGAATACCACATATCCTGGATCTGCTGTAGACAAAGTCGAAAGTGAACATGAAGAACCTTTCAGATATAACAGGACAAAGTTGCTTGATGTATACAGAGTGACTAATATGGGTAGCAATAGAAATCTTGTTGATGATTTTGTGCAGGTTCCGAGTCTTACACATGATGAATCATTGGAGCCTCTCGCTCTTACAACACCAAATTCTGAGGAACTG TCTGTCTTAAATGGTATTGAAAAAGGGGAAATAGTTAGTAGTAGTGCACCTCAAGGGCCCAAAGAAGGAAGAGGCTCAACAGATTTTACTCAGACTAGACGAATGAAGCCTGGAATCACTCCTCTTCAAG ATAGAAGTGAAGATGGGGGTTCTTACAAAGTGGCTGATGAGTTGTCCAGTAATAGAGATTCATCCTTTGAAGGAAATAGTTCTCCTCATCCTGGTGCTGCATGGCGAGCAACGCCAGCAGGCGAACATACAAGTGCTCTATTGCACAATAGCAGGGATGTATCTAGTGATGCTAGACCAAGGAAATCAGACGCGAGTTCACACCAGCCAAAAGATCCTCATAGTCCATGGGAATCTAAGTTGGGTTTTGTATCTGAGTCCAAAGAAGTAGGTAAGTGGCACGCTAGTAGTGAAGATCCCATCGTTAAGAGGCAGCCATCTGGTGTTTTGGAAAGTGAAATTGGAACCAGAAGAGCTCCTCCGACTGCTCCAGAGGAGTTGTCCCTTTTGTATAAAGATCCCAAGGGTCTAATCCAAGGTCCATTTAAAGGAATTGACATTATTGGATGGTTTGAGGCTGGATATTTTGGTATTGATTTACCTGTTCGTCTGGAAAATTCAGCGGTTGACTCACCATGGTTTTCTCTTGGTGATGTCATGCCGCATTTACGAGCTAAAGCCCGACCACCACCAGGATTTTCTGCACCACAACCAAATGAATTGGCAGATATGACTGGCCGCCAAAATCCTACTACATTTGGAAATGCCCTCACTGGTTTGAGTGAGGTTGAGATGTTGAAAAGTGATTCTAGGCATCGGCAGGGCTCTGGTACCGGAGTTGAAAGTAGGTATCTGGAGTCACTCATGTCTGGTAACAGAAGCGGTCCTGCAATTAACAACCTTGCGTTATCAGAAG GTTTTAAAGGGTTTGCTGGAAATAATTCTGGTAATCTGGGCCCAACAGGAGTAGATAACGGTAACAACATTTACTTACTTGCCAAGAGGATGGAGCTTGAACGCCAGATGTCCTTACCCAATTCATATCCATATTGGCCGGGGCAGGATGCAGCATCCCTTGCTCCAAAATCAGATGTCCCAGATGTGTCACTGCATTCAAAGCTCTTGTCTTCAGTGAGTGACAATGCACGTCAACCTCAGTCTCAAAATTCTGAGTTATTGTCGATAATCCAAGGTTTATCTGACAGAACATCCGCAAGCATAAATAATGGTGCTGGATGGCCAAATAATCCCATACAAGGTGGATTGGATCTCCTTCAGAATAAAGTTGACTCAGTTCATGATCAGAATTTCTCTCAAATGCCATTTGGAATTCAGCAGCCAAGGCCGACACTGCAAAATCAGCTCTCTTTAAGTAATTTAATGGCTCTAGCTGGGGATAACCCAGCTAGTTCTTTGACAGCAGAGAAGCTACTTTCTTCTGGTTTAGCTCATGATCCACAAATAATGAATCTGTTGCAACAGCAATACTTGTTGCAGTTACATTCTCAAGCAGCTGCTTCAGCACCACAGCCTTCCCTGTTAGATAAACTCCTGTTGCTAAAGCAGCAGCAGAAGCAGGAGGAGCAACAGCTGTTCTTAAGgcaacaacagcaacaactgcTTTCCAAAATGTTGCAGGACCAACAGTCTAGCCAGCTCTTTGGCAATTCATCTTATGGACAGTTGCAAAGTTCATTACCAATGGGACATTTGCGTGGTGATCTTTCTCAACTTCAAACCCCACAAGATGCTTTTCCTATGAGCTCCCAGATGCCAATTCCTAGTGTGCATAATGAACTTAGTACTGATTCTATGAATCTGCATCTTAACGTCAGCCAAGATGCAAGTTATACAGTTGGCAGTAAAGGGTCTACCATGCGTCTGCCTCATCAGGTATTTGGGGATACTAGTCCTCAGAGTAACTGGGCTCCTACTTCTGATGAGCAAACTAATGAAAATCATAATAAGGAACCTCTAGCTCCTTATGTTGCGAGTTCACTCGTGCATGACCTGAACAGCTCCAAAGTGGAACCCCACATTGTGCAGGATTCTGTTTTTGACTATACTGCTAAGTCATCGAAGCAAGTACCAGACAGCACCTTAAGATCTGATGGTGTTGCAATACCGGCAATATCTATGTCTCCTGTACATTTACAGCATGATGCACCTCCTGTTGATAAATCTTCAACAGGATCTGGTGGGATTGAGTTACCCCCAGCTAGTCTGGCTGAAATATACAGCTCCAATGCTGTGTCTGTTGAGACACATGAACCCAAAAAGGCTACCGAGAAGAAATCTAAGAAGCAAAAATCTAACAAACCTCAGTCTTCTGACCAAGCAAAGGGATTTCTAAAAAACATGGCTTTGCAGCCACCAAAGCAGTCAGAAATTGAAATACCACATTTTAACGAGTTGGGGGAAACAAACAACGGTGGATCACATGAAACATATCTGCAAAAAACAAGGAGTAAAGCTAGTCAGATTGAAGAAAATGCTGTACTAGAGGTAGCTGATCATCAAGATGTCAGTGTTACTAGAAACATCACTGAAACAATCCTTTCAGGCGATTCGGTGGCAGTTGGTTCTGTTTCTACTCACAATGCTGAAGTTGCTGCTGGACGGGCTTGGAAACCTGCTCCAAGTGTCAAAGCCAAGTCTTTATTAGAAATTCAGCTGGAAGAACAGAGAAAGGCACAGACAGAAACACTTGTATCTGATGTTGCTGCTTCTGTCAATTCCATGAGTTTGGCAACGCCCTGGGCTGGGGTTGTATCGTATCCAGACTTGGTTAAGGTATCTAGTGAAAGTCACGCAGGAGACACTACAGAATATCCTGTTAATTCTCAAACTTCTCAGAATATGAAGAGCAAGAAAAGTCAGTTGCATGATCTATTAGCTGAAGAAGTTTTGAAAAAATCTAATGAAACAGATGCGGAGGTTCCAGATAGCACATTGTCTTTGAATGATATTGCTGTGCAATCAGAATCAATAAATGGTAGTAACTTCATTGAGGCAAAAGATACTAAAAGAAGCCGCAAGAAGTCCGCAAAAAAGGGCTCGGGAGTTAAAGCCCCAGTTTCTGCTGCGTCTGCTGAAGTACCCATATCTTCAAGCCCTATTGAAAAAGGTAAAAATTCTCGATCTGCACAGCAAGAAAAAGAAGCAGTGCCTTCAATCCCAGCAGGACCCTCTCTGGGAGACTTTGTTCTTTGGAAAGGAGAGCGAGATCAACCCATCCCATCTCCTTCTCCAGCATGGTCTTCTGATTCTGGTAGAGTCCCTAAACCAACTTCTTTAAGGGACATTCTGAAGGAGCAGGAGAAAAAGGCTTCTTTTGCTGTGCCTGCAAGTCCAGTGCCTACGCCTCAGAAAGCTCAGCCTGCCCAGGCTAATTGGAATAGTGCTTCTTCACGTCCAATCTCAGCTTCGTCACCACTTCCAATAAACTCACACGCTTCCAACCAATCAAAATATAAAGGGGATGATGACTTGTTTTGGGGTCCAATTGAACAATCCAAGCAAGAAACTAAGCA GACCGATTTCCCTCAGCTGGCTAGTCAGGGAAACCGGGGATCAAAAAATGTACCATTGAAAGGTAATTCTCCGGGATTATTAACCCGGCAGAAATCAGCAAGTGGCAAGCCAACTGAGCGACCTCTATCATCGTCACCTGCCTCTTCTCAGTCGGTGCTGAAACTGAAAAAAGATGCTATGACTAAGCATTCTG AGGCCATGGGCTTCAAAGATTGGTGTGAGAATGAATGTGTTAGGCTTATTGGGACAAAAG ATACAAGTTTCCTTGAATTTTGCTTGAAGCAATCCAGATCAGAAGCTGAGATGCTTCTAAAAGAAAATCTTGGATCGTTTGACCCTGACCATAAATTCATTGACAAATTCCTCAATTACAAGGAGATGTTACCATCGGATGTGTTGGACATAGCTTTCCAGAGCAAGCACGGTAAGAAAGTTAACGGACTTGGCGCAGCTCCCATGGCTTCGACTAATGCAGATATACAGGACGTGGACCAAACTGAAGGATCCTCCAAAGGAGGTGGGAAGAAGAAAGGCAAAAAAGGGAAGAAGGTTAGCCCTTTAGTTTTGGGATTTAATGTTGTGAGTAACCGGATCATGATGGGTGAGATCCAGACTGTAGAAGATTAA